Proteins encoded together in one Halalkaliarchaeum sp. AArc-CO window:
- a CDS encoding helix-turn-helix domain-containing protein: MSTITKIHYSHPDMALAHTIRSLPRGDVRVLPEVATDPQHNMYYIVFEGEFDQPIDDILAEDHTVEEAKLMSDYGDQLVYGIIFTDETKLIAPKVTEVGGMSLDARSFSNGWIERWQLPSREVLAEIWEYARDNSFTFDVLELHQISEREHDDGYGLTAEQHEALVTAFERGYFEEPRGISLVELADELGISPAAASGRLRRGLTRLIGMTIVDPDTERVE; this comes from the coding sequence ATGAGCACCATCACGAAGATCCATTACTCTCATCCGGACATGGCTCTCGCCCACACTATCCGGTCGCTTCCCCGGGGCGACGTTCGGGTGCTTCCGGAGGTCGCCACCGATCCGCAGCACAACATGTACTACATCGTCTTCGAGGGGGAGTTCGACCAGCCGATCGACGACATTCTCGCTGAAGATCACACTGTCGAGGAGGCGAAGTTGATGTCCGATTACGGGGACCAGCTGGTGTACGGCATCATCTTCACCGACGAGACGAAACTGATTGCGCCGAAGGTGACCGAGGTCGGCGGGATGTCACTCGACGCCAGATCCTTCTCGAACGGGTGGATCGAACGTTGGCAGCTTCCCAGCCGCGAGGTACTGGCGGAGATCTGGGAGTACGCCCGGGACAATTCCTTTACGTTCGACGTACTGGAACTCCACCAGATCAGCGAACGGGAACACGACGACGGCTACGGTCTCACGGCAGAACAACACGAGGCGCTCGTGACGGCGTTCGAACGCGGTTATTTCGAGGAGCCGCGCGGGATCTCCCTGGTGGAGCTCGCTGACGAACTCGGCATCTCGCCCGCCGCCGCGAGCGGCCGGCTCCGACGCGGTCTCACCCGACTCATCGGCATGACGATCGTCGATCCCGACACGGAACGGGTGGAGTAA
- a CDS encoding methionine synthase, whose protein sequence is MTRERFRPPDHETESFLLTTVVGSYPRPAWLAEIEDAHADGSVSEETVEEALDDASRAVVNVFDRMGLDVVTDGEVRREGMIEYFARFIDNMEQDGGGDGTGWNTGMPTIVDEVSSSQPWLVDDYRFATTVTDCPIKVTVTGPFTLASFSQPQAYDDVGELTADLAELVAAEVARLVDAGVEWIQIDEPGLGISPHSELAHESLSRIAEEVPDDVRLGVHVCSGNYDNLAPEMFSFPVDEVDLEFASDDADDPADVLAEYDGTVDIGFGVVDPQDRDVDSVEEIRARIEEAVSIVPPEQLTITPDCGLKPVERPIAREKLENMVEAVEAVEKAMDAGDIDTA, encoded by the coding sequence ATGACGCGCGAACGATTCCGTCCCCCAGACCACGAAACGGAGAGCTTCCTTTTGACGACAGTCGTCGGCAGTTATCCCCGGCCGGCGTGGCTTGCCGAGATCGAGGACGCGCACGCCGACGGCTCGGTCTCCGAAGAGACGGTCGAGGAAGCGCTGGACGACGCCAGCCGGGCCGTCGTGAACGTCTTCGACCGGATGGGACTGGACGTCGTTACCGACGGGGAGGTGCGGCGGGAGGGAATGATCGAATACTTCGCGCGGTTTATCGACAACATGGAGCAGGACGGCGGGGGGGACGGAACCGGCTGGAACACGGGGATGCCGACGATCGTCGACGAGGTCTCCTCGAGCCAGCCGTGGCTGGTCGACGACTACCGGTTCGCCACGACAGTCACCGACTGTCCGATCAAGGTCACGGTGACGGGGCCGTTCACGCTCGCGTCGTTCAGCCAGCCGCAGGCGTACGATGACGTCGGGGAGCTCACCGCGGATCTCGCGGAACTGGTCGCTGCGGAGGTCGCGCGGCTCGTCGACGCCGGCGTCGAGTGGATCCAGATCGACGAGCCAGGGCTCGGGATCTCCCCACATTCGGAGCTGGCCCACGAGAGCCTCTCGCGGATCGCCGAGGAGGTTCCCGACGACGTCCGTCTGGGCGTTCACGTCTGTTCTGGCAACTACGACAACCTCGCCCCGGAGATGTTCTCGTTCCCGGTCGACGAAGTGGATCTGGAGTTCGCCAGCGACGACGCCGACGACCCGGCCGACGTGCTCGCAGAGTACGACGGCACCGTCGACATCGGGTTCGGCGTCGTCGATCCGCAGGACCGGGACGTCGACTCGGTCGAGGAGATCCGGGCCCGGATCGAGGAGGCGGTGTCGATCGTCCCCCCCGAACAGCTGACGATCACGCCGGACTGTGGGCTCAAGCCGGTGGAGCGACCGATCGCCCGCGAGAAACTCGAGAACATGGTCGAAGCAGTCGAGGCCGTCGAGAAAGCCATGGACGCCGGCGACATCGACACCGCGTAG
- a CDS encoding electron transfer flavoprotein subunit alpha/FixB family protein — MVLTLVEHDAGAVDDVSLETVTFARDVATQEDEQLVAAAFGDGAGDVAEDLSAYGVDQVCAIEHDLLDAYAPEGYAKSLAQLVEELSAGTVVSPGSDRGHEVLAHLATQLDVPLATSCTEVEASDVYGVTRQRWGGSLIEHAELEADVKLLTVVPHEVSAEPADAAADTAVEPFAPDLDDEDVAVRVVRQEESDMEGIPLSEARVVIGGGRGVGSAEDFDQLEELADLLTGTVGATRAAVNEGWRPHDDQIGQTGAKIAPEVYITAGISGAVQHWVGCKGSENVIAINTDPEAAIMQKADYAVVADLHEVVPRLIEELEE; from the coding sequence ATGGTACTTACACTCGTCGAACACGACGCCGGCGCGGTCGACGACGTCTCCCTGGAGACGGTCACGTTCGCCCGAGACGTCGCGACACAGGAGGACGAACAGCTCGTCGCTGCCGCGTTCGGTGACGGCGCAGGAGACGTCGCCGAGGATCTCTCGGCGTACGGCGTCGATCAGGTGTGTGCGATCGAGCACGACCTGCTGGACGCCTACGCACCGGAAGGGTACGCAAAGAGCCTGGCCCAGCTCGTCGAAGAGCTGTCGGCCGGGACGGTTGTCTCTCCCGGAAGCGACCGCGGTCACGAGGTGCTCGCGCACCTGGCGACGCAGCTCGACGTGCCGCTGGCCACGAGCTGTACCGAAGTCGAGGCCAGCGACGTGTACGGGGTCACCCGCCAGCGCTGGGGCGGCAGCCTCATCGAGCACGCCGAGCTCGAGGCGGACGTCAAGCTGCTTACGGTCGTCCCCCACGAGGTGTCCGCCGAGCCCGCCGACGCGGCGGCCGATACCGCCGTGGAGCCGTTCGCGCCCGACCTCGACGACGAGGACGTCGCCGTCCGCGTCGTCCGGCAGGAGGAGTCCGACATGGAGGGTATCCCCCTGTCGGAGGCCCGGGTCGTCATCGGTGGCGGCCGCGGCGTCGGCAGCGCGGAGGACTTCGATCAGCTCGAGGAGCTCGCGGATCTGCTCACCGGGACGGTCGGCGCCACCCGCGCGGCGGTCAACGAGGGGTGGCGACCCCACGACGACCAGATCGGCCAGACGGGTGCGAAGATCGCCCCCGAGGTGTACATCACCGCTGGCATCAGCGGGGCCGTCCAGCACTGGGTCGGCTGCAAGGGAAGCGAGAACGTGATCGCGATCAACACCGACCCCGAGGCCGCGATCATGCAGAAGGCCGACTACGCGGTCGTCGCCGACCTCCACGAGGTCGTCCCGCGGCTCATCGAAGAGCTCGAGGAGTAG